A genome region from Streptomyces pratensis includes the following:
- a CDS encoding glycosyltransferase family 2 protein gives MNALHRPPARPTGPAPDPVPGPRGLRSLRQRVTPTDPALGHGVRRLLVLLCLMPLLIVLAHHAARLPRLNLPVCYGLVVLAGTIAMLYIAYSRYEDPSEGELRVRPGSRETFPPLPANPMVSFLLAVKDEVDGIEACVRSMAASDCPGVRIIVVDDHSQDGTGDVLRRLEDELAITVIHLDANVGKKNALVRACELADTEIIAFTDSDCVLAPDALRRCVRALVSHPELGAVSGHCRALNTDAGFLARAQDVWYEGQFRVAKAAEASFGSVSCVSGPLAVFRRDAVYNYLPAWADDRFMGAPFRFATDRQLTGYVLGQPWRGRALKRRYAGSPFVEEDFAERRWRVGYVRSAKVWTDVPARLGPLLRQQVRWKKSFIRNLFFTGSFMWRRGPGPAALYYGHVLWVLAAPVMAFRHLVLAPMQGALFLTLLYFCGVILKGCVWGLAYRIDHPGDTRWRYRPLMSLFSSVLLAWLLPYSLLTVRRGVWSRGAA, from the coding sequence GTGAACGCACTCCACCGGCCACCGGCCCGCCCCACGGGGCCGGCCCCGGACCCCGTCCCGGGCCCGCGAGGCCTCCGCTCGCTCAGGCAGCGTGTCACCCCCACCGACCCCGCGCTCGGACACGGGGTGCGCCGGCTCCTCGTCCTGCTCTGCCTGATGCCGCTCCTGATCGTCCTGGCCCATCACGCCGCCCGGCTGCCCCGGCTGAATCTGCCGGTCTGCTACGGGCTCGTCGTGCTGGCCGGGACGATCGCCATGCTCTACATCGCCTACAGCCGCTACGAGGACCCGTCGGAGGGGGAACTGCGGGTGCGCCCGGGGTCGCGGGAGACGTTCCCGCCGCTGCCCGCGAATCCCATGGTCTCCTTCCTGCTCGCCGTCAAGGACGAGGTGGACGGTATCGAGGCGTGCGTCCGCTCCATGGCCGCCTCCGACTGCCCCGGAGTACGGATCATCGTGGTGGACGACCACTCGCAGGACGGCACGGGCGACGTACTGCGCCGGCTGGAGGACGAGCTCGCCATCACCGTCATCCATCTGGACGCCAACGTGGGCAAGAAGAACGCGCTGGTCCGTGCGTGCGAGCTCGCGGACACCGAGATCATCGCCTTCACCGACTCCGACTGCGTCCTCGCCCCCGACGCCCTGCGCCGCTGTGTCCGGGCGCTGGTCTCCCATCCCGAGCTGGGCGCCGTGAGCGGGCACTGCAGGGCCCTCAACACGGACGCCGGCTTCCTGGCGCGGGCCCAGGACGTCTGGTACGAGGGGCAGTTCAGGGTCGCCAAGGCGGCGGAGGCGTCCTTCGGATCGGTGTCCTGCGTCTCGGGACCCCTGGCCGTGTTCCGGCGTGACGCCGTCTACAACTACCTTCCGGCGTGGGCCGACGACCGGTTCATGGGTGCCCCCTTCCGCTTCGCCACGGACCGCCAGCTGACCGGATACGTCCTCGGGCAGCCGTGGAGGGGCCGCGCGCTCAAGCGCCGGTACGCCGGTTCCCCGTTCGTGGAGGAGGACTTCGCCGAACGCCGCTGGCGCGTCGGATACGTACGCTCCGCGAAGGTGTGGACCGACGTACCGGCCCGGCTGGGGCCCCTCCTGCGCCAGCAGGTCCGCTGGAAGAAGAGCTTCATCCGCAATCTCTTCTTCACCGGCTCCTTCATGTGGCGCCGAGGCCCCGGGCCGGCCGCCCTCTACTACGGGCACGTGCTGTGGGTGCTCGCCGCACCGGTGATGGCGTTCCGGCATCTGGTCCTGGCGCCGATGCAGGGAGCCCTCTTCCTGACCCTTCTCTACTTCTGCGGAGTGATCCTCAAGGGCTGTGTCTGGGGGCTCGCGTACAGGATCGACCACCCCGGGGACACCCGCTGGCGCTACCGGCCGCTCATGAGCCTGTTCTCCTCGGTGCTGCTCGCCTG